The Polyodon spathula isolate WHYD16114869_AA chromosome 13, ASM1765450v1, whole genome shotgun sequence genome includes a region encoding these proteins:
- the LOC121326076 gene encoding RUN and FYVE domain-containing protein 2-like isoform X2, with protein sequence MHAHQNRPGPTSFPLSLSPRYLAIRDPMAIERANLLNMAKLSIKGLIESALSFGRTLDSDYPPLQQFFVVMEHCLKHGLKVKKSFLGYNKSLWGPLELVEKLCPEAGEIAASVRDLPGLKTPLGRARAWLRLALMQKKLADYLRCLITRKDLLSDFYEYYAVMVEEEGAVIVGLLVGLNVIDANLCVKGEDLDSQVGVIDFSIYLKNDVDDYRSEERNGQIAAMLDQKNYVEELNRQLNSTVQSLQGRVDSMERSNTKLIEELAIAKNNIIKLQEENHQLRNENTMVLMKAHQQLEVTKGDIDSELHTYKQSREGLDEMYNEARRQLREECQLRQEVENELVVQVSMKHEMELAMKLLEKDIHEKQDSLIGLRHQLDEVKAINIEMYQRMQRSDDGLKQKNDIISRLEEKTNQITATMKQLEQRLQQAERERCTTEDGARKFKQEFANKADSLQKQISQREKQQTQLETDLKIEKEWRQTLQNDLQRERETVSQLTTEAQQINGLKKEFYTLQDENCQLKRICEEQEQALQELGYKLSESKMKIEDIQEANKTLQGGQVWLKDKDATHCKLCEKEFSISRRKHHCRNCGEIFCNACSDNDLPLPASPKPVRVCDTCHAMLLQRCSSNLA encoded by the exons caATTAGAGATCCCATGGCAATAGAACGAGCAAACTTGTTGAACATGGCAAAACTCAGCATAAAGGGACTGATTGAATCTGCTCTGAGTTTTGGTCGTACACTGGACTCCGATTACCCCCCCCTCCAGCAGTTCTTTGTTGTAATGGAGCACTGTCTTAAACATGGCCTTAAAG TGAAGAAGTCTTTCCTGGGCTATAATAAATCTCTTTGGGGACCCCTGGAGCTGGTTGAGAAGCTTTGTCCAGAAGCTGGAGAGATAGCTGCCAGTGTCCGTGACCTGCCTGGGCTCAA GACTCCCTTGGGTCGTGCTCGGGCGTGGCTCAGGTTGGCTCTGATGCAGAAGAAACTGGCAGATTACCTGCGCTGCTTAATTACCAGGAAAGACCTCTTGAG tgattTTTACGAGTATTATGCAGTAATGGTAGAGGAGGAAGGAGCGGTTATCGTTGGGCTGTTAGTAGGACTGAATGTGATTGATGCGAACCTGTGTGTGAAAGGAGAAGATCTGGATTCACAA GTTGGAGTCATTGACTTTTCCATTTACCTCAAGAATGACGTTGATGATTACAGAAGTGAAGAAAG AAATGGACAAATTGCTGCAATGCTGGACCAGAAGAACTATGTAGAAGAACTGAATCGACAATTGAA TTCTACAGTACAAAGCCTGCAAGGCAGAGTTGATTCCATGGAGAGGTCAAACACTAAACTGATTGAGGAG ctGGCAATAGCAAAGAACAATATCATTAAACTACAGGAAGAAAATCATCAGCTAAGAAATGAGAACACTATGGTTTTGATGAAAGCACACCAACAGCTAGAG GTGACGAAGGGTGACATCGACAGTGAGCTGCACACATACAAGCAGTCGAGAGAAGGGCTGGATGAGATGTACAATGAAGCACGCAGACAGCTGCGAGAGGAGTGTCAGCTCAGACAG GAAGTTGAGAATGAACTTGTGGTACAGGTGAGCATGAAACATGAGATGGAGCTGGCAATGAAGCTTCTTGAAAAGGACATCCATGAAAAACAGGACAGCCTGATTGGTCTGCGGCATCAGCTGGACGAAGTCAAAGCCATTAACATAGAGATGTATCAAAGAATGCAG CGTTCTGATGATGGTTTGAAGCAGAAAAATGACATAATAAGCAGGCTTGAGGAGAAGACCAATCAGATAACTGCAACCATGAAGCAGCTGGAACAAAG ATTACAGCAAGCAGAGCGGGAACGCTGCACAACCGAGGATGGGGCCAGGAAATTCAAACAGGAATTTGCCAATAAGGCCGACAGCCTGCAAAAGCAGATTTCCCAAAGAGAGAAGCAGCA AACTCAGctggaaacagatttaaaaatagaaaaagaatgGAGGCAGACATTGCAGAATGATCTTCAGAGGGAAAGAGAAACCGTATCACAACTCACCACAGAGGCACAACAGATCAACGGGCTTAAAAAG GAATTTTATACATTACAAGATGAAAATTGTCAGCTGAAGAGAATATGTGAAGAGCAAGAACAAGCTCTCCAGGAGTTGGGCTACAAGCTCAGCGA GTCAAAAATGAAAATTGAAGATATACAGGAAGCAAACAAGACACTGCAG GGGGGGCAAGTGTGGCTAAAAGACAAAGATGCTACTCACTGTAAACTTTGTGAAAAGGAGTTCTCAATCTCCAGGAGAAAa catcaCTGTAGAAACTGTGGCGAGATCTTCTGTAACGCCTGTTCAGACAATGATCTTCCTCTCCCAGCCTCACCAAAGCCAGTGCGGGTGTGTGACACCTGTCATGCGATGCTCTTACAGCGTTGCTCCTCCAACTTGGCATGA